CGACCACCTTGGCCCGGAACAGGGTGACGATCTCGAGCACCTGGGAGCGGAACGCCGGCTCGGCCTTGACCTTGACCAGCATGATCTCGCGCAGTACGGACTGCTCGGGCTCGAGCTCGACGATCTTGAGCACATTGATCAGCTTGTTCAGCTGCTTGGTCACCTGCTCGAGCGGGTGCTCCTCGACGTTGACCATGATGGTGATCCGGGAGACGCCCGACTGCTCGGTCGGGCCCACCGCGAGCGACTCGATGTTGAAGCCGCGACGGGAGAACAGCCCGGCGATGCGGGCCAGCACGCCCGGCTGGTCCTCGACCAGCACGGACAGGGTGTGGCGGTACATGCTCAGTCCTCCCGGTCCCAGGTCGGCGCCATCCCGCGGGCGACCATGATGTCGTCGTTGCTCGTCCCGGCCGCGACCATCGGCCAGACCATCGCGTCCTGGTGGACACCGAAGTCCACCACGACCGGCTGGTCGTCGATCTCCATGGCCCGCTCGATCGTCGCGTCGACGTCCTCGGCCTTGTCGCAGCGCAGCCCCACGCAGCCGTAGGCCTCGGCCAGGGCGGCGAAGTCCGGGATCCGCTTGGACTGCAGGTCGGTGTTCGAGTAGCGCTCGTTGTAGAACAGCGTCTGCCACTGCCGGACCATCCCGAGGGCGCCGTTGTTGATCACAGCCACCTTGATCGGGATGTTGTTGATCGCGCAGGTGGCCAGCTCCTGGTTGGTCATCTGGAAGCAGCCGTCGCCGTCGATCGCCCACACCGTGGTGTCCGGGCGGCCCACCTTGGCCCCCATGGCAGCCGGGACTGCGTAGCCCATGGTGCCCAGGCCGCCCGAGTTCAGCCAGCTGTTCGGCTTCTCGTACTGCACGAACTGCGCGGCCCACATCTGGTGCTGGCCCACGCCCGCCACGTAGACGGCGTCCGGTCCGACGATGGTGCTCAGCCGCTCCACGACGTACTGCGGGGCGAGCTCGCCGGCGTCCGGGGTGGAGTAGCCCAGCGGGTAGGTCTCCCGCCAGCCGTCGACGGTCTGCCACCAGCCGGCGTAGTCGCCGCGGCGGCCCGCGTCGTGCTCGGCCTGGACCGCCACCACGAGGTCGGCGATCACCTCCCGGGCGTCGCCGACGATCGGCACGTCCGCCGTCCGGTTCTTGGAGATCTCGGCGGGGTCGATGTCGGCGTGGATGATCGCCGCGTCGGGGGCGAACGTCGACAGCTGGCCGGTCACCCGGTCGTCGAACCGGGCGCCCAGCGCGATGATCAGGTCGCTCTTCTGCAGGGCGCCGACCGCCGCGACGGTCCCGTGCATGCCCGGCATGCCCAGGTGCAGGCGGTGGCTGTCGGGGAAGGCGCCGCGGGCCATCAGCGTGGTGACCACCGGGATCCCGGTGAGCTCGGCGAGCACCCGCAGCTCGGCGGAGGCTCCGGCGCGGATCACCCCGCCGCCGACGTACAGCACCGGACGGCGGGCCGACGTGATGAGCCGGGCCGCCTCGCGCACCTGCTTGCCGTGCGGCCGGGTGACCGGGCGGTAGCCGGGCAGGTTCAGCG
Above is a genomic segment from Actinomycetes bacterium containing:
- the ilvN gene encoding acetolactate synthase small subunit encodes the protein MYRHTLSVLVEDQPGVLARIAGLFSRRGFNIESLAVGPTEQSGVSRITIMVNVEEHPLEQVTKQLNKLINVLKIVELEPEQSVLREIMLVKVKAEPAFRSQVLEIVTLFRAKVVDVAPEAVTIEATGNADKLAALLKVLEPYGIKELVQSGLVAIGRGPRSITDRALRPVDKSDKSTA
- a CDS encoding acetolactate synthase large subunit; this translates as MAHNGPRGFLFAPCHTPRERPQMTKQITGAQSLVQSLETAGAEVVFGIPGGAILPAYDPLFDSKLRHILVRHEQGAGHAAEGYATATGKVGVCMATSGPGATNLVTPIANAYMDSVPIVAITGQVTSSSIGTDAFQEADIRGITMPITKHNFLVTDPDQIPRTIAEAFHIASTGRPGPVLVDVSKDALQALTHFEWPTSLNLPGYRPVTRPHGKQVREAARLITSARRPVLYVGGGVIRAGASAELRVLAELTGIPVVTTLMARGAFPDSHRLHLGMPGMHGTVAAVGALQKSDLIIALGARFDDRVTGQLSTFAPDAAIIHADIDPAEISKNRTADVPIVGDAREVIADLVVAVQAEHDAGRRGDYAGWWQTVDGWRETYPLGYSTPDAGELAPQYVVERLSTIVGPDAVYVAGVGQHQMWAAQFVQYEKPNSWLNSGGLGTMGYAVPAAMGAKVGRPDTTVWAIDGDGCFQMTNQELATCAINNIPIKVAVINNGALGMVRQWQTLFYNERYSNTDLQSKRIPDFAALAEAYGCVGLRCDKAEDVDATIERAMEIDDQPVVVDFGVHQDAMVWPMVAAGTSNDDIMVARGMAPTWDRED